Proteins co-encoded in one Papaver somniferum cultivar HN1 chromosome 5, ASM357369v1, whole genome shotgun sequence genomic window:
- the LOC113284138 gene encoding AT-hook motif nuclear-localized protein 23-like has product MSGLDLGTASRYVHQLHPPELHLHRQHQEPDQDNHNNNGRNHQFLGGGGDDDNDSGGHQGLDGNSGGHGDMVARRPRGRPPGSKNKAKPPVIITRESANTLRAHILEVGNGCDVFDCVATYARRRQRGICILSGSGSVTNVSLRQPATAGAIVTLHGRFEILSLSGSFLPPPAPPGATSLSVFLAGGQGQVVGGSVVGALIAAGPVIVIASSFTNVAYERLPLDEDDQQQLQMQPSVSQSSGGGGLGGGGAGGSVNNPFPDQSSALPLFNPLNMAGCQIPNDGWAGAGRPPY; this is encoded by the coding sequence ATGTCAGGTTTGGATTTAGGTACTGCTTCTCGCTATGTTCATCAACTTCATCCTCCTGAATTACATCTCCATAGACAACATCAAGAACCAGATCAAGATAATCACAACAACAACGGCAGAAATCATCAATTTCTAGGTGGTGGCGGCGATGATGATAACGACAGCGGTGGTCACCAAGGACTAGATGGAAACTCTGGAGGACATGGCGATATGGTTGCGCGTCGACCTAGAGGTAGACCACCAGGATCTAAGAACAAAGCTAAACCACCAGTGATTATAACAAGAGAAAGTGCAAATACTCTTAGAGCACATATTTTGGAGGTAGGAAATGGTTGTGATGTTTTCGATTGTGTTGCAACGTATGCTCGTCGACGGCAGCGTGGTATCTGTATCTTAAGTGGTTCTGGTAGTGTAACTAATGTTAGTTTACGACAACCGGCCACTGCTGGTGCTATTGTGACGTTACACGGTAGGTTTGAGATATTATCACTATCAGGTTCTTTCttaccaccaccagcaccaccggGAGCGACTAGTTTGAGTGTATTTTTAGCTGGTGGTCAAGGTCAAGTTGTCGGAGGAAGCGTAGTAGGTGCGCTGATTGCTGCAGGTCCAGTTATTGTAATTGCGTCGTCTTTTACTAATGTAGCTTATGAACGTTTACCATTAGATGAAGATGATCAGCAACAACTCCAAATGCAACCATCTGTTTCTCAATCATCTGGAGGGGGTGGTCTTGGCGGCGGAGGTGCTGGTGGTAGCGTAAACAATCCATTTCCTGACCAATCTTCAGCTCTTCCATTGTTTAATCCACTCAATATGGCTGGTTGTCAGATACCTAATGATGGCTGGGCCGGGGCTGGTCGACCTCCTTATTGA